One part of the Desulfonema ishimotonii genome encodes these proteins:
- the nth gene encoding endonuclease III, with the protein MKEKADVGKICRILRMTYPDVKTQLDHRDAFEMLIATILSAQCTDRQVNSVTPALFRAFPEPERLAEAALPEIEALVYATGFYRNKAGNIKNCAKALVGEFGGQVPDTLEALVRLPGVGRKTANVVLGEIFGKPTIVVDTHVRRISNRLGLTQNSDPTKIEFDLMAVIPEDEWNDFGLRLIYFGREICVARKPKCPECPLRDLCDYPEKTMK; encoded by the coding sequence ATGAAAGAAAAAGCGGATGTCGGAAAAATATGCCGCATTTTAAGAATGACTTACCCGGATGTCAAGACACAGCTTGACCATCGGGATGCCTTTGAAATGCTGATTGCAACGATTCTGTCCGCTCAATGTACGGACAGGCAGGTCAATTCCGTAACGCCGGCGCTGTTCAGGGCTTTCCCGGAACCGGAACGCCTTGCCGAAGCCGCTCTGCCGGAGATTGAGGCGCTGGTTTATGCCACCGGCTTTTACCGGAACAAGGCCGGAAACATTAAAAACTGTGCCAAAGCCCTTGTTGGGGAGTTCGGCGGACAGGTGCCCGATACGCTGGAAGCACTGGTCCGGCTTCCCGGTGTGGGCCGGAAGACGGCCAACGTGGTGCTGGGCGAGATCTTCGGGAAACCGACTATTGTGGTGGACACCCATGTCCGGCGGATTTCAAACCGGCTGGGTCTGACACAGAACAGCGATCCGACCAAAATTGAATTCGATCTGATGGCGGTCATTCCCGAAGACGAGTGGAATGATTTCGGCCTCCGGCTGATCTATTTTGGCCGGGAAATCTGTGTGGCCCGGAAGCCGAAATGCCCGGAGTGTCCGCTGCGGGATCTGTGCGATTATCCTGAAAAGACAATGAAATAA